In a genomic window of Bacteroidota bacterium:
- a CDS encoding GWxTD domain-containing protein gives MASCRLLACRALLIVALVLAAAPLSAQRAAYEPEFFAETMVGPAEGDQARLDVYASAPYKNLRFLSRDEGFEATYTITADLYRADADGNAQTLVESRQWERRVTVPDYDATQADSLLDATTQTLALNAGRYLLEIQLEDGASRRAFVREIPVTVPDFTMGVSLAGPILLNAYDAATQTLEPNVSNVVESERETLTVFYEIVSDRAQSLTVAYEVISEARARELPSARTFARGLLGMDTSEEDRADEGIVLDGMTRVDVQAGASPATLDLPMDEIKAGTYRLQLALVDAEGTVQASADKAFDVRWTGLDAQIRDLDAAISQLRYIAKDRDVRSILDAETQDERLARFISFWERRDPTPGTRRNERMEEYYYRVHFANENYGRFRENGWNTDRGEVFVRFGEPDFVEEHRFNYSVEPYEIWYYNRLGRRFIFVDEKGFGNYQLLYPIHDDRTRM, from the coding sequence ATGGCTTCCTGTCGCCTGCTTGCCTGTCGCGCGCTGCTGATTGTCGCCTTGGTGCTGGCGGCGGCTCCGCTCTCTGCCCAGCGCGCCGCCTACGAGCCTGAGTTCTTCGCCGAGACGATGGTGGGGCCCGCGGAGGGCGACCAGGCCCGTCTCGATGTCTACGCCTCGGCTCCCTACAAAAACCTCCGCTTCCTCAGCCGCGACGAGGGCTTCGAGGCCACCTACACGATCACCGCAGACCTCTACCGCGCGGACGCTGACGGCAACGCGCAGACGCTCGTGGAGAGCCGCCAGTGGGAGCGCCGCGTCACCGTCCCTGACTACGACGCCACCCAGGCCGACTCGCTGCTCGACGCCACCACGCAGACGCTCGCCCTGAATGCTGGGCGGTACCTCCTCGAAATTCAGCTCGAAGACGGAGCCAGCCGCCGCGCCTTCGTCCGCGAGATCCCGGTCACGGTGCCCGACTTCACGATGGGCGTTTCGCTCGCCGGGCCGATCCTCCTGAACGCGTACGACGCAGCCACGCAGACCCTGGAGCCAAACGTCTCCAACGTCGTGGAGTCCGAGCGCGAGACGCTCACCGTCTTCTACGAGATCGTCAGCGACCGCGCCCAATCACTCACCGTCGCCTACGAGGTGATCTCGGAGGCGCGGGCCCGTGAGCTTCCGTCGGCGCGCACCTTCGCACGGGGGCTGCTTGGCATGGACACCTCCGAGGAAGACCGGGCCGACGAGGGCATCGTGCTCGACGGGATGACCCGCGTGGACGTGCAGGCAGGTGCCTCGCCCGCCACCCTCGACCTGCCGATGGATGAGATCAAGGCCGGCACCTACCGCCTACAACTCGCGCTCGTCGATGCCGAGGGCACCGTCCAGGCCAGCGCCGACAAGGCGTTCGACGTGCGCTGGACCGGCCTTGATGCCCAGATCCGCGACCTCGACGCTGCTATCTCGCAGCTCCGCTACATCGCCAAGGACCGCGACGTGCGCTCCATTCTAGACGCCGAGACGCAGGACGAGCGCCTCGCGCGCTTCATCTCTTTCTGGGAGCGCCGCGACCCGACGCCCGGGACCCGCCGCAACGAGCGCATGGAGGAGTACTACTACCGCGTCCACTTCGCCAACGAGAACTACGGCCGCTTCCGCGAGAACGGCTGGAACACCGACCGCGGCGAGGTCTTCGTCCGCTTCGGCGAGCCCGACTTCGTCGAGGAGCACCGCTTCAACTATAGCGTGGAGCCGTACGAGATCTGGTACTACAACCGCCTCGGCCGCCGCTTCATCTTCGTCGATGAGAAGGGCTTCGGCAACTACCAGCTGCTCTACCCGATCCACGACGACCGCACGCGGATGTAG